Proteins encoded together in one Quercus lobata isolate SW786 chromosome 3, ValleyOak3.0 Primary Assembly, whole genome shotgun sequence window:
- the LOC115980439 gene encoding protein AGENET DOMAIN (AGD)-CONTAINING P1-like, producing the protein MSITKEVKASDATAQKMFSNGTLVEVSSDDDGFEGAWFAATIVKAVGKDKFRVQYQSLRTDDDSGFLREEFDTLHIRPCPPETLVVDRFSLFEEVDALYNDGWWVGVISKVLGGSKYLVYFRDTDEEIEFKHSDLRPHHDWIDGKWIMASQALMKLLYL; encoded by the exons ATGTCAATCACAAAGGAGGTGAAGGCTAGTGACGCAACAGCACAAAAAATGTTCAGCAATGGGACACTAGTTGAGGTTagcagtgatgatgatggttttGAAGGTGCCTGGTTTGCTGCAACTATTGTTAAAGCAGTGGGAAAGGACAAGTTCCGCGTTCAGTACCAGAGCCTGAGGACTGATGATGATTCAGGCTTTCTGAGAGAAGAGTTTGATACCCTGCATATTAGGCCATGTCCACCAGAAACTCTTGTTGTTGATCGTTTCAGTCTTTTTGAAGAAGTCGATGCTTTGTACAATGATGGGTGGTGGGTGGGTGTGATTTCTAAGGTTCTTGGTGGCTCAAAATACTTGGTTTACTTTAGGGACACAGATGAGGAAATAGAGTTTAAGCATTCTGACTTAAGGCCACATCATGACTGGATTGATGGAAAATGGATTATGGCTTCCCAG GCTCTGATGAAGTTGCTTTACTTGTGA